The Chryseobacterium glaciei DNA window GCTCATCTGCTGATGACGGTATTTATATTTTGCTTAAAGAAATTCTGGACAACTCTATCGATGAGTTCAGAATGAAGTCGGGTAAGAGAATTGAAATAAAAGTGGACGACGGTAAAGTTATGATTCGTGACTTTGGCCGTGGAATTCCATTAGGAAAAGTGGTAGACGCTGTTTCCAAAATGAATACTGGGGGTAAGTATGATAGTAAAGCCTTCAAAAAATCTGTAGGTCTGAATGGGGTAGGTACAAAAGCTGTAAATGCTCTTTCAGAATATTTCCGTGTACGATCTTTCCGTGAAGGAAAAATGAAGATGGCAGAATTTTCCCGTGGGATGATTACGGAAGATTTTGAAGAAAAAGATACCTCAGACAGAAACGGAACCGAAATTTCCTTTGTTCCGGATGGAGAAATTTTCCTTCATTTCAAATACAGAAAAGAGTATATCGAAAGGATGTTACGTAATTATGCGTATCTAAATCCGGGATTAAAAATTCTTTTCAACGGAGAAACATTTTATTCTGAAAATGGTCTTAAAGACTTATTGGAAGAGGAAGTGGAAAGTGAAATTCTTTATCCAATCGTTCACTTGAGGGATAATGATATTGAATTAGCCATCACGCATTCCGATAAATCTCAGACCGAGACCTATTTTTCATTCGTTAACGGACAAAATACAACGCAGGGTGGAACGCACTTAAATGCCTTCCGTGAAGCGTATGTAAAAACGATCCGTGAGTTTTTTAATAAGAATTTTGATGCTTCTGATATCAGAAAATCGATCATCGCAGCGATTTCCATTAATGTTGAAGAGCCTGTTTTTGAATCTCAGACGAAAACTAAATTAGGTTCAAACGATATTGGACCAAATGGGCCAACGGTTAGAACTTTCATCATTGATTTTCTGAAAAGTAAATTAGATAATTTCTTACATAAAAATCCTGAAATTTCTGAAGCGATCCAGAGAAAAATATTGATCTCGGAAAGAGAAAGAAAAGAGCTTTCCGGAATTCAGAAATTGGCGAGAGAAAGAGCTAAGAAAGTTTCTCTTCACAATAAAAAACTTCGTGACTGCAGACAGCATTATAATGATCAAAAGGCTGAAAGAAAAGGAGATACGCAGATTTTTATTACCGAAGGAGATTCTGCATCAGGATCAATCACAAAATCTAGACAGGTAGAAACTCAGGCTGTATTTTCATTAAAAGGAAAGCCTTTGAATTGCTATGGGCTTACGAAAAAGGTAGTGTACGAAAATGAAGAATTCAATTTGCTTCAAGCTGCTTTAAATATCGAAGAAAGTCTTGAAGACTTAAGATATAACCACGTAATTATTGCAACAGATGCCGACGTCGATGGGATGCACATTCGTTTGCTGATGATCACATTCTTTTTACAGTTTTTCCCTGATCTGATTAAGAATGGACACCTTTATATCCTTCAAACTCCTTTGTTTAGGGTAAGAAATAAAAAGGAAACAAGATATTGTTACTCCGAACAGGAAAGAGTGAAAGCATTAAACGAGTTGGGAAAGAACCCTGAGATTACTCGATTCAAAGGATTGGGAGAGATCTCGCCTGATGAGTTTAAACATTTCATTGGTAAAGACATTCGTCTGGAACCTGTCGTGATCGGAAAAGATCAGACAATAGAACAGTTATTAGAATTTTACATGGGTAAAAATACTCCGGACAGACAGTTGTTTATCTTGGATAACCTTGTCGTAGAAGACCCGGATATTGATAAAAAAGAAATATTGAGTGAAGCTATAGAAGAATAAATAATACAAATACAATGATGAAAAAAGACCACTTAAAACACCAAAAAACAAAACACACCAAAACACACACTAATTAATATGAGACTGAGTAACCGTAACAAAGCTTCGGTATATAACTTTGTGAATACGCTATTGATAATGGCAGTTTTAATCGGGATTGCGCTTTTTCTTCTTGAAGAATATAGATTTAATATTTTAGGATTAGAAAGCTATTTATTAATGATTATTCCTATTGCCTTACTAATAGCTTTTTACTTAAGAGGAAGACAAATTTTTGAGTACGACAGTGATGGGGAGGCCCTTAATTTTAAAAACCGAAACATTGTTCCATTTCTGGATAAGCCATTAAGTGATGAGTTCCCGAAATACAAACTGATAAACTATGAGATTATAGATGTTTTCTTTATTAAAAGACTCTATGTTACCATTTCAAGTAAAGTTAGTGGATCCACAATGTTGAAATATGAAATTTCGTACCTCACGAGAAAAGAAGTAACAGATTTAAAGTTCTCTTTAAATAAAGTCGTAAAAGCTAATAACGAGAAAAAAGAGTTAAAAATAAAAAATGACAGAAGAACACTCTCATGAAGGTGAAAGCTTAAAAAAAGTTTCCGGTCTTTACAAAGATTGGTTTCTTGATTATGCATCGTATGTAATTTTAGACAGGGCAATTCCGTCTGTTTATGATGGTTTGAAGCCTGTTCAGCGAAGAATCATGCACTCCATGCGTGAGCTGGAAGACGGTCGTTACAACAAAGTTGCCAATATCGTTGGAAATACCATGAAATATCACCCTCATGGTGATGCGTCGATTACCGATGCAATGGTAGCGATCGGCCAAAAGGAACTCTTAATAGATACTCAGGGAAACTGGGGAAATATCTATACAGGAGATTCTGCGGCGGCGGCGAGATATATTGAAGCGAGATTAACACCTTTTGCACTAGAAGTTGTCTTCAATCCTAAAACAACGGAGTGGGCAAAATCTTATGACGGTAGGAATAACGAACCGATCGACCTACCTGTAAAATTTCCATTGCTTCTTGCACAGGGAGTTGAGGGAATTGGTGTTGGGCTTTCAACCAAGATTCTTCCACATAATTTTAATGAATTAATTAATGCTTCTGTTGCCTATTTAAAAGGTAAAAAGTTTGAAATATTCCCAGATTTCTTAACCGCCGGATATTTAGATATTTCTGAATATAACGACGGTCATAGAGGGGGGAAAGTAAGAGCCAGAGCCAGAATTACGCAGACAGACAAGCATACTTTAGTGATTACTGAGCTTCCTTTTTCTAAAAATACGAGCGATTTAATTGATTCAATATTAAAAGCGAATGAAAAAGGAAAAATCAAGATCAAAAAAATTGAGGACAATACGTCTGATAAAGTAGAAATCCTTATTCATCTTCCAAATGATTCTTCGCCTGATAAAACAATTGATGCTTTATACGCATTTACAGATTGCCAGGTAACTATTTCTCCGAATGCGTGTGTAATTGTTGGTGATAAACCAATGTTCCTGAACGTTTCTGAGATTTTAAGAATGAATACTGATCACACAGTTTCATTGCTCAAAAAAGAATTGGAGATCGAACTTCACGAGTTGCAGGAAAACTGGCATTTCTCTTCATTGGAAAGGATTTTCATTGAAAACAGAATTTACCACGATATTGAAGAAGTTGAAACTTGGGATGATGTTTTATTAACAATCGACAAAGGCTTAAAACCTCACACGAAACATCTGTTAAGAGCCGTAACGCAGGAAGATATTCTTCGATTGACAGAGATCAGAATTAAGAGAATTTCAAGATTCGATTTAGATAAATTTAAAGAAAATATAGCCGCTCTTGAAGGCAAAATTGAACTTGTAAAACATAACCTGGCTCACCTTATTACCTATGCAATTGATTATTATTTAAATATTCAAAAGAAATTTGGTAAGGATAGAGAAAGAAAAACGGAGCTTAGAATTTTTGATACGATTGATGCAACGAAAGTAGCCGTAGCCAACGAAAAATTCTATGCTAATTTTGAAGAAGGTTTCATCGGAACTTCTCTGAAAAAAGATCAGTATTTATTTGATTGTTCGGACATCGACGAGATCATTACTTTCAGAAAAGACGGAAGCATGAAAGTCGTAAAAGTGGAAGCTAAAACTTTTATCGGAAAGGATATTTTGCATGTTGCAATTTTCAAGAAAAACGATAAGAGAACGGTTTACAACATGATTTACCGTGAAGGTAGAGACGGGCCATATTACATGAAACGTTTTTCCGTAACGGGTGTGACCAGAAACACAGATTATCCGTTAGCTTCAGATAAAAAATTCTCTGAAATGCTTTATTTCTCAGCAAATCCAAATGGTGAAGCAGAAACGGTATCGGTACTTTTAAAGCCAAATCCAAGAATCAGAAAAAATAAAATGGATATTGATTTCTCTGAATTAGCCATCAAAGGGCGTGATTCTAAAGGGAATTTGGTAACCAAATATTCTATTAAAAAAGTTGATCTTAAAGAAGAAGGCGTTTCTACATTAGCACCAAGAAGAATTTGGTTTGATGATACCGTTAGAAGACTAAACGCAGACGGAAGAGGAACTTTATTGGGAAGTTTTAAAGGAGACGATAAAATATTAATTGTCACGGGTAACGGAGAAGCTAAATTGATTTCTTTTGATCTAGGAAACCGTTTCGATGACGAATACCTGATCTTAGAAAAATGGAGACCTAATCAGCCAATCACATGTATTTATTATGATGGCGAAAAGGAAATTTATTTTATCAAAAGGTTCCTTTTGGAGAATAATACGAATCCGCAGGCCTTTATGCCATCAGAACATCCTAAGTCATTTATCGAAAATATAATTGTAGCGAATGGCTGTACTGCAGAAATCGCTTTTGCAAAAGATAAAGGAAAAGAACGAGATCCTGAAACAGTAAATATTGACGAATTTATTGCCGTAAAAGGGATTAAAGCTATTGGAAATCAGTTTACTAAATTTAAAGTTAAGACAATCAACGTAACCATTCCTGAACCTGAAGAGGAAGAGCCGGAAGTATATGAAGAACCTGAAAATACAGAAGGAACGGATGATGACGGAGGTGTGATAGGTGATTTGTTTGATGCAGGAGAACCTGAAAATCAATAGATTTTATAATTAAATGAAAAGAATATTATTTCCGATTGCAATTTTCGCGATCAGTTTTTCCTGCAAAGAGAAAAAAGAAAAGGTAACCGAAACAAAAGTTATTGAAACCAAAGTTGCTGATTCTGCGCAAAGTGTAGTTTCAGAAGAAATAACTGATGAAAAACCTAGAAAAGAAGATACCGACTATGAAATGGTCAGTGAAAAAGATTTCAAGCAATGGAAAGGCGAGTATCATTTAGATTATCTTGATTATGCAGGAGAGAATGACGGGACAAAGCTCAAATCGAAATTAGTATTGGACGGACCTGAAGATGGTCATTTCTATCTTTGGTATGAGAAACCAAGTGACACCGCAAAATTAGGTATGCATCATGTATACGGAAGTTTTGGTAAGGCTGATAATGAGAATACAGCCATTAAATTTTTACCCGAAATCGTTATTGAAGGAGAAAATACAGGAATTGATTTAGACTTTTTCTTATATAACAAAAACAATACGTTTTATATTAAAAGTGAGATGATTCCTTCTGAAGGAGGAGTCACAAAAGAGCTTCCGATTCAAAAAATTAAATAAAAAATTATGAATATAGTAGTTTTAGTAATCATTGCCGTGACCTGTATTATCAGTTACATGGGGCTTAATAATATTCAGTTATTTGAAAAATATAAGTTTAATATTAATGCGATAAAATCCAAAAAAGAATATATAAGATTGGTAAGTTCAGCATTTCTTCATGCGGATTTTATGCACTTATTCTTCAATATGTTGTCTTTGTATTTCTTTCAGGGAGTGGTTATTCATTTTTTTGGAACTATAGGGTTTTTAATTATCTACTTTGGATCGATGATTCTTGGAAATTTGTTTAGCTTACTTATTTACAAAAATCAACCTTGGTATTCAGCTATTGGAGCTTCTGGTGCTGTTTCCGGGATTATCTTCGCGTCAATTGCGATGGCTCCAAACGAAATTAGCGTTAATTTTTTACCAGGCTGGCTTTTCGGAACATTATATTTCGGATATTCTGTATATATGATGTTAAATCCAAAGCAATGGGATAATCTGGGACACTCTGCACATTTAGGTGGAGCATTTTTCGGATTGGTTTATTCAATCGCATTGCACCCTGATTTAGCATTAAGTAATTGGTATTTCTTAGGAGCAATGTCCCTTCCTTTAATATATTTATCTTATCAAATATTTATAAAAAAAAAGATAGGTTAAAAAATTAATTTTAAATAATATTAAAACCAATGAGCTTAAATTCTGTTCATTGGTTTTATTTTTTTTAACTAAAAAACCGCCTCAAGAGAATGAGACGGTTAAAAAAATATAATTAGCTGTTAAAAAAATTACTTCTTGATAATTTTTTGATTTACAAGTCCTTGTTTTGTTTTTATCTGAATGAAATACATTCCGGATGGAAATCCGCTCATATCAATTGATCGAGTGTTTCCTTTGATATTTTTAACAATTTCTCCCAAACCATTCATTAAAATAATATTTTCAATGGGATTTTTTTCAGAATTTGAGATGGTAAGAATTGTTTCTACCGGATTTGGATAAATCGACAGTTTCTCAACCTTATTTTCATGAGTCGCTAAAACAGCGGAAGAAGCATATTGTGTTTTAATGTAAAACAGATTCGCAACACTTCCTTTTGTAATCGAGTGTGAACCCGCATTTACCGTTGGAATCGTTACAACTCCCAAAGATGCCGTGTAAGAAATTCCGTCTACTTTTACAGTTCCGCTGAATGTTGGATCAAAAACTAAAGTTAATGAAGATGGAGCTGTTGTATTATAGTTGATTGAGGTTGCAGATTCTATTTTTAAACGTTTTGTTAAAGCTATTCCATCATAGTTTGCTGATCCATCGGTTGAATTAATATTCGCTGATGTAAATGAATAGAACGAACTGCTTAAATTAGAAGCTGTAAAGTTATGCACCTCATTTCCTTGCGGATTTGTTCCTGTTGTGGTCACTGCAATACTTCCTGTTCCAGAAACTGGAGTTCCCGAAGAACCAACCGTCGTTACTGTGAAATCTACATCCGCAGTCGGGATTCCAGATATAGTTATTGTTTTATTGGTCACATTTTTCACAAAGCTTATTCCTGAAGCGGGAAGTCCTGTTACGGTAGCATCGGTTGCTGTTCCACCCCAAGTGAAGATCATTGGTTCGATGGCACTTCCCACAGTTACATTTTGATCGTTGTTCGATGCAATAAGTAGTGTTTGAGAACTAACCGGAGTTGAAACTTCTCCCTGTACAAATACCAAAGTAGGAGTGTAGCCTTGTAATAAAGCCATCAAACCTGTATTTACCGCATCAGAAGTATCATCAACTGCATTATTGAATGTCCAATTGATATCTCCACCCGAAACTCTTCCCGAATACTGTGTTACTTTATCTTTTGCAGCCGTGGGAGAATCCGGAACCAATGAATTGATATATAATGAAGCATTAGTATCAAAATTATTATACGTTGCATTTCCCTGGAAAGCTTTGATATTAACTGTCAATGCTTCACTTCTAGTTGTTGCAACATAAGCATCAAACTGAGCGGATGCGCTTGTTGAGTTGTATGGAATAAAAGCATTTTGGTTGATCATATAATTATCAAAAGCTTTGATCATTCCGCCATTTTCGCCTGAAAAAGTTCCTGTAGAACCGTTAGCAACATCAGTTCCTTGTTTTGAAATAAGCGTCGGATATTTACAGTTTCTGAAATAATTTCCTTCAACAAAAACAGATGAACCTAACGTTGATCCGACTCCATATTTTGAGTTTCCGTCATAATAATTGTTGTAAACATGTGCCGAATAATAACGAACACGCGGATGTCTTGAATCTGAATGATCAAACCAATTGTGATGATAAGTGATGTAAAGTCCGGCTGTTGTTCCTTCGCTCAAACCAAGAAGACAGCTTTTACCATTGTCCCAAAAATGGTTGTATGAAAAAGTGATATACGTTGATTTTTTAGCATCCAAAGCTCCGTCACCTTTCGCCTGATCAGCATCTCCACCTGGTTTTCCGTAGAAAAAGTCGCAGTTGTGAGCCCAGACATAGCTGTTATCTTGTTGTAGACTTAAATTGTCACCTTCTGCAGCGTCAGTCAACATAAAACCTAGATTTCTTACTTCAACATTGGTTGCATTTTTAATTCTTACACCCCAACCATTAACAACAGCGTCGGAACCAACGCCTTCAAATGTGACTGAATTGGCCGCAAGACTTTTATTTTCAATTACAGCATCACCATTTAGCAAATAACTTGGATCTGTAATATTTCCGATTAATCTTACGACTAAAGGACGGCTGTCAATTCCTTTTTTGAAACCGTCCAAAATAGTTTGTAACCCTACACAAGGGTTTGCATTAGCGCCTGTTACGTTCAGGGAAACTGTATTTTTTGTTCCTTGAGTGATGTAAATAACTACTGCATTGGATTTTAGAGTTCCATCAAGATTGTATGCTCCAGGAATTCTTCCGTTGCTGTGAGCAAAGCCGGTTCTGTCATGAGGAAGTACAGTTACTGCATTGGACACAGCTTCCGGACCTTCCACATTATTGGTTACGGGAACAACTTTTATAGTATAATTTCCTGCACTAAGACCTAAAATATCAGCTCTAAAATAAGAACCGTAACTTCTTATTAATTGTGTATCAATAAGTTTGTTGGTTTGTCCACCACCGGTATAATAGACTTTGTAACTATCAACTCCGCTTATTGGAGTCCATTTTACGTATGCTGTTTCAAGCCAACCTGTCGCTTGGGTTATGGTAACTTGTGCTTTCAGCAAAATGGAGCTGAAGAGAAGCACAAAATAAATAAAGAATTTTTTCATGATTAATAATATTAGTTTAGTTTTAAAATTGATTTTACAACGTGCAATCGATTGCTCTCAAATATATATAAATTTTCAATATAAATCATTTTGTTGTGAAATTAATCATAAAAAAGCTTGTAAGTGGTTTATTATAAAAGGTTTTCGGTTTTTAGTTGAAAATATGTTAATCGTATAACCTTGGAATTAATGGTCTATTTTATTTTCCTAAAAAAGTGGATAATGTAACGAAAAAGAGATTTAATTGAGAAAAATAGATTTTAAATCAATTAGAAATAGTGTAATTATTAAAATCATTCAAGTTCTTTTATCTTGAAATTTGGCTGTTTTAAAAATGATACTTAGTTTTAATATTTAAAAGAAGAAAATACATTTACAAAAAAACAAATAATGAAAAAAAGAGTATCCTTCAAAATGTTTCTAAAGCCCGGTTGCGAAAACGAATATGAAAAAAGGCACAACGAAATTTGGCCGGAACTACAGGCATTATTAAAAGAATCGGGAGTGTCTGATTATACGATATATTGGGATAGAGACACCAATATTCTATTTGCCCATCAAACTATTTCGGAAGGTGCAGGTTCTCAGGACTTAGGAACTTCTGAAATTGTGAAAAAATGGTGGAATCATATGGCGGATATTATGGAAACCAATCCGGATAACTCTCCAATAAGCGTTCCTTTAAAAGAAGTTTTTCATTTAGAGTAAATAGTTGATCCTCTTTGTTTTGAAAGCTTTTTCAGTTCCGTTTGTATTATTTAATTCCAACAATAAAACGATCATTTTCAGATAAATCTTTAACAAGCTTAACTTCTGAAAACAAATCTTTATAAAGATTCAAAGTTTCCAGACCTAATTTTTGATTAATTTCTAAAAATAATAATCCGTTTTTATTTAAATATTTTTCAGAATCGTCTGCTATTTTTCGGTAAAAAATCAACGCGTCAGAAGTGGGAGAGAAGAGTGCCATTTTGGGCTCAAATTCTTTCACAGAATCGGCAATTTCGGTCTCTTCTTCAATTCCAATATAAGGTGGATTTGAAATGATAACGTCGTAATTATCAGTCAATTCAAAATTAAGATAATCCGCATGAATCAAATTGATTTTCAATTGATGAAAATCTGCATTTTTTTTTGCAACTTCTAAAGCTTTTTCAGAAAAATCGATTGATGAAACTTCGGCTTCAGGAAAATGTTTCTTTAAAACTAAAGGAATTATCCCGCTTCCGGTTCCGATGTCGAGGATTTTCAACTTGTGAATTGTGAATTGTGAATTGTGAATTTTTTGAATCGCGATTTCCAATAATTCTTCCGTTTCAGGGCGTGGAATTAGCACATTTTCATTCACAAAAAACTTCATTCCGTAAAATTCCGTTTCACCTAAAATATGCTGATACGGCTTGTTGGTTTTTAATTCTAAAATAACTTTTTGAAGCTTATTTTCATCCTCAATCAATAATTTCTGATCGGATAATCTTCTTTGATTAAAAGTATCAAGACCTAAAAAATGTTCTATAAAAATGGAGTATAAAAAAGCACTTTCCGATTCTGTATACAGCTCGGAAAGTTCATTTTGGAAGTATTGCTTATATTCTAAAATCGTCATTATCTTGTAAAAACCAATTTAGTATCTGTAGATTTTTCTTCGTTGATTCTATAACCTTCGTAGTTGAAAGCTTTTACATCATTCAATGTTTTCGCATTGGTTTCTGCGCAGAATCTTACGGCCAAACCTCTTGCGTGTTTTGTGTAAACTACGATTGTTTTCAGTTTTCCTTCTCTTAATTCGTAAAAATCAAAATCAATTACGGGGTGATTTAGCTTTTTTCTGTCGATTACTTTTCCGTATTCGTTGCTACATAAATGAAGAAGAACTTCATTTTTTTTCATCTCAGAATTCAATTGTTCGGTCACTTTTTCTTTCCAGAATTCGTACAGATTTTTATAATTTTCAAACTCGAAATTACGTCCCATTTCCAGTCTGTAAAGCATTACTTTGTCAGAAGGTTTCAACAAACCATACAATCCGGAAAGTATTCTGTAGTTTTTCTGTAAATAATCTACGGCGTTTTTATCTAAAGTTTTAGCATCCAGCCCTCTGTAAACTTCACCTGTAAAGGCAAACATGGCGGGAGCAGATTCTTTTGCGGTTGGTTTTTCTTTCCATTTTTGGTTTCTTTCCCAGTTTTCATCGGCCAGTTTTGGCGATATTTCCATGAGTTCAGAAAGATATTTTGGAGATCTATGTTTTAAATGTGATTGTAAAAGTGCTGCTTCTTCAATGAATTTAGGCGTTGTAGTTCTCAAAAGGTCTGTTGAGTTTTCTACGTTCATTAATTTAGCAGGAGATGTTATTATTTTCATGTTGTTAAAAGGCGGATAAATGTTTAATATCAATAAAATTCATGATCATTAAAGACACAAAATCAAATAGAAAATGGCACATAATGATGATTTTAATATTCGAATATAATTTATAAAATACAGCAAAAACGATCCCGATAAAGAGAGGTCCTACAACCTGACCAATCGTTCCGTATGTACTGTGAAGAATTCCAAATAAAATAGCGGAGATCATAACTCCTAAAACCGGACTGTTGTATATTTTTTCAACTCTGGGCTGGATGTAACCTCGCATTAAAACCTCTTCTACAACGCCCGCAGTTAGACACGTAAAAATAATCAAAAAATAATTATTCTTAAAAATCGATTGCAGCTGAATGAGTTTGTCGCTCATTTTTTCATGCGTAATAAGAAAGATTAACCCATTTAAAAGTGCGCCTCCAATCGCGCAAATAAAATAAAGACAAAGCACGGCACCAATATAAAAAGACATTGGATATTTTTTGTCTTTCCAAATCGTAATGGAGCTTTTCTCGATTAATTTACTGTAAAGAAAAATCAATAACAAAACGATCCAAATAACAATTCTGCTATTAAAAAACAGACCGGCTGTCATAGTTTTTGTCCCTGTAATTAAGCTCAAGAAAGGAAAAACATAAAGCATCACTAATGCAAGGAGCGCAAAAGTGAGAAGAATTCCTAAAGAATATTTTCCGTTAAAACTCATAAAATGATTGAGAAATTATAATTAAATAATTCCTTTTCCTTGTCTGATCAGTTCAGGTTCTCCGGAAGTAAGGTCTACAATTGTTGAAGCTACGTTGTCTCCATATCCTGAATCAATGACAATATCAACCAGATGGTCATATTTTTCGGCAATTAATTCGGGATCTGTAGAATATTCAATGATCTCGTCATCATCTTTTATGGAAGTTGAGGCAATCGGATGTCCTAATTTTTCAACAATAAGCTGTGGAATCGGGTGATCCGGCACACGAATACCGATTGTTTTGTGACCTTTATAAGCTAAAGGCACACTTTTGTTGGCATCCAAAATAAATGTGAAAGGACCTGGAAGATGGCTTTTTAAAAACCTGAAAACCGAAGTGTCAATAGGTCTCGTAAAATCTGAAAGATGGCTTAAATCATTACAAATAATAGAGAATTGAGCCTTCTCCAGTTTCATTTTTTTGATCTGAGCCAGTTTTTCCATGGCTTTTATATCAAAAATATTACAACCTAACGCATAAATAGTATCGGACGGATAAATGATCAATCCGCCATTATTTAAACATTTAATTACCTCATTAATAAGATTTTCCTGAGGGTTTTCCGGGTAAATTCTTAGTATTTTTGCCATAGTACAAAGATACAAATATTAAAATAGTTT harbors:
- a CDS encoding DNA topoisomerase IV subunit B, with protein sequence MSQEINPIYSEDNIRTLDWQEHIRLRPGMYIGKLGDGSSADDGIYILLKEILDNSIDEFRMKSGKRIEIKVDDGKVMIRDFGRGIPLGKVVDAVSKMNTGGKYDSKAFKKSVGLNGVGTKAVNALSEYFRVRSFREGKMKMAEFSRGMITEDFEEKDTSDRNGTEISFVPDGEIFLHFKYRKEYIERMLRNYAYLNPGLKILFNGETFYSENGLKDLLEEEVESEILYPIVHLRDNDIELAITHSDKSQTETYFSFVNGQNTTQGGTHLNAFREAYVKTIREFFNKNFDASDIRKSIIAAISINVEEPVFESQTKTKLGSNDIGPNGPTVRTFIIDFLKSKLDNFLHKNPEISEAIQRKILISERERKELSGIQKLARERAKKVSLHNKKLRDCRQHYNDQKAERKGDTQIFITEGDSASGSITKSRQVETQAVFSLKGKPLNCYGLTKKVVYENEEFNLLQAALNIEESLEDLRYNHVIIATDADVDGMHIRLLMITFFLQFFPDLIKNGHLYILQTPLFRVRNKKETRYCYSEQERVKALNELGKNPEITRFKGLGEISPDEFKHFIGKDIRLEPVVIGKDQTIEQLLEFYMGKNTPDRQLFILDNLVVEDPDIDKKEILSEAIEE
- a CDS encoding DNA gyrase/topoisomerase IV subunit A, with the translated sequence MTEEHSHEGESLKKVSGLYKDWFLDYASYVILDRAIPSVYDGLKPVQRRIMHSMRELEDGRYNKVANIVGNTMKYHPHGDASITDAMVAIGQKELLIDTQGNWGNIYTGDSAAAARYIEARLTPFALEVVFNPKTTEWAKSYDGRNNEPIDLPVKFPLLLAQGVEGIGVGLSTKILPHNFNELINASVAYLKGKKFEIFPDFLTAGYLDISEYNDGHRGGKVRARARITQTDKHTLVITELPFSKNTSDLIDSILKANEKGKIKIKKIEDNTSDKVEILIHLPNDSSPDKTIDALYAFTDCQVTISPNACVIVGDKPMFLNVSEILRMNTDHTVSLLKKELEIELHELQENWHFSSLERIFIENRIYHDIEEVETWDDVLLTIDKGLKPHTKHLLRAVTQEDILRLTEIRIKRISRFDLDKFKENIAALEGKIELVKHNLAHLITYAIDYYLNIQKKFGKDRERKTELRIFDTIDATKVAVANEKFYANFEEGFIGTSLKKDQYLFDCSDIDEIITFRKDGSMKVVKVEAKTFIGKDILHVAIFKKNDKRTVYNMIYREGRDGPYYMKRFSVTGVTRNTDYPLASDKKFSEMLYFSANPNGEAETVSVLLKPNPRIRKNKMDIDFSELAIKGRDSKGNLVTKYSIKKVDLKEEGVSTLAPRRIWFDDTVRRLNADGRGTLLGSFKGDDKILIVTGNGEAKLISFDLGNRFDDEYLILEKWRPNQPITCIYYDGEKEIYFIKRFLLENNTNPQAFMPSEHPKSFIENIIVANGCTAEIAFAKDKGKERDPETVNIDEFIAVKGIKAIGNQFTKFKVKTINVTIPEPEEEEPEVYEEPENTEGTDDDGGVIGDLFDAGEPENQ
- a CDS encoding rhomboid family intramembrane serine protease — encoded protein: MNIVVLVIIAVTCIISYMGLNNIQLFEKYKFNINAIKSKKEYIRLVSSAFLHADFMHLFFNMLSLYFFQGVVIHFFGTIGFLIIYFGSMILGNLFSLLIYKNQPWYSAIGASGAVSGIIFASIAMAPNEISVNFLPGWLFGTLYFGYSVYMMLNPKQWDNLGHSAHLGGAFFGLVYSIALHPDLALSNWYFLGAMSLPLIYLSYQIFIKKKIG
- a CDS encoding T9SS type A sorting domain-containing protein; this translates as MKKFFIYFVLLFSSILLKAQVTITQATGWLETAYVKWTPISGVDSYKVYYTGGGQTNKLIDTQLIRSYGSYFRADILGLSAGNYTIKVVPVTNNVEGPEAVSNAVTVLPHDRTGFAHSNGRIPGAYNLDGTLKSNAVVIYITQGTKNTVSLNVTGANANPCVGLQTILDGFKKGIDSRPLVVRLIGNITDPSYLLNGDAVIENKSLAANSVTFEGVGSDAVVNGWGVRIKNATNVEVRNLGFMLTDAAEGDNLSLQQDNSYVWAHNCDFFYGKPGGDADQAKGDGALDAKKSTYITFSYNHFWDNGKSCLLGLSEGTTAGLYITYHHNWFDHSDSRHPRVRYYSAHVYNNYYDGNSKYGVGSTLGSSVFVEGNYFRNCKYPTLISKQGTDVANGSTGTFSGENGGMIKAFDNYMINQNAFIPYNSTSASAQFDAYVATTRSEALTVNIKAFQGNATYNNFDTNASLYINSLVPDSPTAAKDKVTQYSGRVSGGDINWTFNNAVDDTSDAVNTGLMALLQGYTPTLVFVQGEVSTPVSSQTLLIASNNDQNVTVGSAIEPMIFTWGGTATDATVTGLPASGISFVKNVTNKTITISGIPTADVDFTVTTVGSSGTPVSGTGSIAVTTTGTNPQGNEVHNFTASNLSSSFYSFTSANINSTDGSANYDGIALTKRLKIESATSINYNTTAPSSLTLVFDPTFSGTVKVDGISYTASLGVVTIPTVNAGSHSITKGSVANLFYIKTQYASSAVLATHENKVEKLSIYPNPVETILTISNSEKNPIENIILMNGLGEIVKNIKGNTRSIDMSGFPSGMYFIQIKTKQGLVNQKIIKK
- the rhaM gene encoding L-rhamnose mutarotase, whose protein sequence is MKKRVSFKMFLKPGCENEYEKRHNEIWPELQALLKESGVSDYTIYWDRDTNILFAHQTISEGAGSQDLGTSEIVKKWWNHMADIMETNPDNSPISVPLKEVFHLE
- the prmC gene encoding peptide chain release factor N(5)-glutamine methyltransferase, with product MTILEYKQYFQNELSELYTESESAFLYSIFIEHFLGLDTFNQRRLSDQKLLIEDENKLQKVILELKTNKPYQHILGETEFYGMKFFVNENVLIPRPETEELLEIAIQKIHNSQFTIHKLKILDIGTGSGIIPLVLKKHFPEAEVSSIDFSEKALEVAKKNADFHQLKINLIHADYLNFELTDNYDVIISNPPYIGIEEETEIADSVKEFEPKMALFSPTSDALIFYRKIADDSEKYLNKNGLLFLEINQKLGLETLNLYKDLFSEVKLVKDLSENDRFIVGIK